The following proteins come from a genomic window of Mariniflexile sp. TRM1-10:
- a CDS encoding FGGY family carbohydrate kinase, translated as MSKSYILSIDQGTSGTKAIIFDERGTVIIKTTEPLKSYYPTASFVEQDPFEIYQSVINAVKNCISKFNEQFPGEEQNIVSCGISNQRETFVLWDKNGNPLHNAVVWQCKRSVEVCERLKENNLESAINSSTGLTIDPYFSATKVMWLNENNDTVKKAIKNGEAYFGTVDTWLLYKLTNHKSFKTEYTNASRTLFFNIYNLEWDTSLLKAFNIENLNLPEVTFSSDRFGDSTFEGTFKKALPIMGIIGDSQAAFFGEECFTNGMAKATLGTGSSILWHAENLSKQTDNGMLTTIGWSIEGQVNYALEGVIVSCGSTIEWLKNQLEVFTSYQEIEPMATSLKTNDGVYLIPAFSGMGAPYWQKDWKASIHGLTFGTTKEHLVRAALESIAFQIKDVIHSIEKETKTSLKELKVNGGITANEFLMQFIADLLKTPITNMGITDVSAWGAALMSGLGVKLWRNLDTLPKLPSDMIKRYNPNKDNDIVNKAYLGWQTIITNKTE; from the coding sequence ATGTCAAAATCATATATTTTATCCATCGATCAAGGTACCAGTGGCACCAAAGCCATCATTTTTGATGAACGTGGAACAGTTATTATAAAAACTACTGAACCTTTAAAATCGTACTACCCTACTGCTAGTTTTGTTGAACAAGATCCTTTTGAAATTTATCAGTCAGTAATAAATGCCGTTAAAAATTGTATTTCAAAATTCAACGAACAATTTCCGGGTGAAGAACAAAACATCGTGTCTTGCGGAATTTCCAACCAACGGGAAACATTTGTACTATGGGATAAAAACGGAAACCCACTACACAACGCCGTAGTTTGGCAATGCAAACGTTCTGTTGAAGTGTGCGAACGCTTAAAAGAAAACAACCTGGAAAGTGCTATAAACTCCAGTACAGGTTTAACTATCGATCCCTATTTTTCAGCAACCAAAGTCATGTGGCTTAATGAAAACAATGATACCGTTAAAAAAGCTATCAAAAACGGGGAAGCTTACTTTGGAACGGTGGACACATGGTTGCTTTACAAACTTACAAACCATAAAAGTTTTAAAACAGAATACACAAATGCTTCAAGAACCTTATTTTTTAATATCTATAATTTAGAATGGGATACATCGCTTTTAAAAGCATTTAATATTGAAAATTTAAACCTTCCAGAAGTTACGTTTTCTTCAGATCGTTTTGGGGATTCAACTTTTGAAGGCACTTTTAAAAAAGCACTTCCAATAATGGGTATTATTGGTGATTCGCAAGCAGCCTTTTTTGGAGAAGAATGTTTTACCAATGGCATGGCAAAAGCCACTTTAGGCACAGGTTCATCTATTTTATGGCATGCTGAAAATCTATCAAAACAGACCGATAATGGCATGCTTACCACTATTGGTTGGAGTATTGAAGGTCAGGTGAATTATGCCTTAGAAGGTGTGATAGTAAGTTGCGGTTCTACAATTGAGTGGTTAAAAAACCAGTTAGAGGTCTTTACTTCTTATCAGGAAATAGAACCGATGGCAACCTCATTAAAAACCAATGACGGTGTTTATCTTATTCCTGCTTTTAGCGGTATGGGAGCTCCATATTGGCAAAAAGATTGGAAAGCTTCTATTCATGGGCTAACCTTCGGAACAACGAAAGAACATCTGGTACGAGCTGCCTTAGAGTCTATTGCGTTCCAAATAAAAGATGTGATTCATTCTATTGAAAAAGAAACAAAAACGTCGCTAAAAGAATTAAAAGTAAACGGTGGCATTACCGCCAATGAATTCTTGATGCAGTTTATAGCCGATTTGTTAAAAACACCTATTACCAACATGGGCATTACCGATGTGTCTGCTTGGGGTGCGGCTTTAATGTCGGGACTGGGGGTAAAACTTTGGAGGAACTTAGACACGCTTCCGAAATTACCAAGCGACATGATTAAACGTTACAACCCAAATAAGGATAATGATATTGTAAATAAGGCGTATTTAGGTTGGCAAACTATTATTACTAATAAAACAGAATAA
- a CDS encoding RNA polymerase sigma factor: protein MKSNDLKILNELKLGSPEAFKELFDLYYIPLSTYAFKYCDSFTVAEDIVQDLFIKIWDEKLYLNFNETIGPYLFKAVKNNTLQATKQKSKYHFVEIEEHVNKLMIDENIDIKLIEDDKKKLFTEIEALPTKCKEVFKAIVLDNLKYKEVALQLGISVNTVKTHYSRALKQLRSVLEIIILLFLI from the coding sequence ATGAAATCGAATGATTTAAAAATCCTAAACGAACTCAAACTTGGAAGCCCTGAGGCCTTTAAGGAATTATTCGACCTGTATTATATTCCATTAAGTACGTATGCCTTTAAATACTGTGATTCATTTACTGTAGCAGAAGACATTGTTCAAGATTTATTTATAAAGATTTGGGATGAAAAACTATATCTGAACTTCAACGAAACCATAGGCCCTTATCTTTTTAAAGCAGTAAAAAACAACACGCTACAAGCAACAAAACAAAAGTCTAAGTATCATTTTGTAGAAATCGAAGAACACGTCAATAAATTAATGATTGACGAAAACATTGATATTAAATTAATAGAAGACGACAAGAAAAAACTTTTCACGGAAATTGAAGCATTACCTACAAAATGCAAAGAAGTTTTTAAGGCCATTGTATTGGACAATCTTAAATACAAAGAGGTTGCCTTGCAACTTGGCATTTCGGTAAATACTGTTAAAACCCACTATTCAAGAGCTTTAAAACAACTTAGGAGTGTTTTAGAAATAATAATATTATTATTTCTAATTTAG
- a CDS encoding FecR family protein, which yields MDHTNPHILNLISNYISKEISEEEFNELKQWLLEDSKNEQFFIDYLRIYKKSRRIQFVKILDKDVAWKNIISKLETPLLQEQPLKKATSTSKYIKLIPSISKYAAIAFVFLTIGYFYKSGNFPNSKNTVIPPESITLRLENGKIQIINEDGSSQLVDEEGKIIGSQNGSQLVYTNETKKETLTYNTLTIPYGKRFEIQLSDGTRVHLNAGSSLKYPVKFINGIKREVFLNGEAFFSVTKDAKHPFIVNATDLNVEVFGTEFNVSAYPEDIDTDVVLVEGSVGMYKNNETIKEGTMLVPGTKGSLNKENLSISTEKVNTLIYTSWRQGGLFFRNMSFKNIAKKLERQYNMKVIITNKLLENETFNANFNEEPIENILSYFNDSYNIKYTIKNNMIYIN from the coding sequence ATGGACCATACCAATCCCCATATCTTAAACCTTATTTCAAATTATATCTCTAAAGAAATTAGCGAAGAGGAATTCAATGAGTTAAAGCAATGGCTACTTGAGGATTCTAAAAACGAACAATTTTTTATTGATTATTTAAGAATTTACAAGAAATCCAGAAGAATACAATTTGTTAAAATATTGGACAAGGATGTTGCATGGAAAAATATTATTTCAAAACTAGAAACCCCTTTGCTTCAAGAGCAACCCCTAAAAAAAGCCACTTCAACATCCAAATACATAAAATTAATACCAAGCATTTCAAAATATGCAGCCATTGCCTTTGTATTTTTAACTATTGGATATTTTTACAAAAGTGGCAACTTCCCTAACTCCAAAAACACAGTTATACCCCCGGAAAGTATCACGCTTCGATTAGAAAATGGTAAAATCCAGATTATTAATGAAGATGGTTCCTCACAATTAGTTGACGAAGAAGGCAAAATAATAGGAAGCCAAAACGGAAGCCAACTCGTTTACACCAACGAAACCAAAAAAGAAACTTTAACTTATAACACGCTCACCATTCCGTACGGAAAACGATTTGAAATTCAATTGTCCGACGGCACCAGAGTACACTTAAACGCAGGCTCATCTTTAAAATACCCTGTTAAGTTTATAAACGGTATAAAGCGTGAAGTATTCTTAAATGGGGAAGCATTTTTTTCTGTAACCAAAGATGCCAAACACCCTTTTATAGTGAATGCGACAGACTTAAATGTAGAGGTTTTTGGAACAGAATTTAATGTATCGGCATATCCCGAGGATATAGATACAGATGTTGTTTTAGTTGAAGGTTCAGTGGGAATGTATAAAAATAATGAAACCATAAAAGAGGGCACCATGTTGGTACCGGGTACAAAAGGCTCGCTTAACAAAGAAAACTTAAGCATATCAACTGAAAAAGTAAATACACTTATTTACACTTCATGGAGGCAAGGCGGTTTGTTTTTCAGAAATATGTCGTTTAAAAATATTGCTAAAAAACTGGAACGCCAGTATAATATGAAAGTTATAATTACAAATAAGTTATTAGAAAACGAAACCTTCAACGCTAACTTTAACGAAGAGCCCATAGAGAACATATTAAGCTATTTTAACGATAGTTACAACATAAAATACACTATAAAAAACAACATGATATATATAAACTAA